The Gammaproteobacteria bacterium genome includes the window TTCGCTCCGATAGTCCGCACCAACATGTGACAGAATCGAAACATGTTCAAACAAATGATCCATCAAACGGCATAAAGTTTCTTTACGGCGCGTTGCTTCCATCCCTTTGTCAGCAAGACAGCGATTAGCAAGATACTCGATCGCTGACAACGATGATGCAGCAACCCATAAACGGGCCTCACCCTGTTCGGCCCGATCAAATAACGTTTCCAACACGTCAACATGCGCGCGTGCGAACCAAAGGTCGAGCACCGAATTGACATCCAGAATCAGATGCTTCATTTCACATGTTTCCGGAACAGATGCTCATGCCACCT containing:
- a CDS encoding aminotransferase, which gives rise to MKHLILDVNSVLDLWFARAHVDVLETLFDRAEQGEARLWVAASSLSAIEYLANRCLADKGMEATRRKETLCRLMDHLFEHVSILSHVGADYRSEYGHSRDFEDAQIALAAMAIHGEKVIVTSDCSFDTLGLLSAKTPEEALCWLNESDDGCTDFIDLKTQQDVLRPKIEAQVANVLKHGRYIMG